In a single window of the Micromonospora sp. WMMD1155 genome:
- a CDS encoding trehalose-6-phosphate synthase — MRQSSLVVVANRLPIDDSQAPDGACEWRRSPGGLVSALHPLLRHTPATWVGWAGGTGPAPTLPDVDGVRMHTVALSAEDLRDHYEGFANATLWPLYHDAVEQPEHHRRWWEAYQRVNQRFAEATAQVAEPGAVVWVQDYHLQLVPGQLRALRPDLRIGFFLHVPFPPPELFMQLPRRAELLRGMLGADLVGFQRAQAAHNFAQLVTRVLELPATDRRIGVDDRVVRIGAFPVSIDTAEMAALAARPDVAARAHRLRQDLGDPRQVILSVDRMDYTKGIEQRLKAYSELLAAGDVKVRDTVLVQVAMPSRERVGQYQILRERIEREVGRINGEFGRVGEPAIHYLTQPFDRAELAALYRVADVMAVTPLRDGMNLVAKEYVAARVDDDGALLLSEFAGTAAELSQAYLVNPHDLEGLKQGLRAALRAGPEDVTQRMRAMRAHLQQHDIRAWARSYLRAVDEGGALVSRLSGTDANADGAARVPRPATPAGSPAAHQAGG; from the coding sequence ATGCGACAGAGTTCCCTCGTGGTGGTCGCCAACCGCCTTCCCATCGACGACAGCCAGGCCCCCGACGGGGCCTGCGAGTGGCGGCGCAGCCCGGGTGGGCTGGTCAGCGCGCTACACCCGCTCCTGCGGCACACCCCGGCGACCTGGGTCGGCTGGGCCGGCGGCACCGGGCCCGCCCCCACCCTGCCGGACGTGGACGGCGTACGGATGCACACCGTCGCGCTCAGCGCGGAAGACCTGCGCGACCACTACGAGGGGTTCGCCAACGCGACCCTCTGGCCGCTCTACCACGACGCCGTGGAGCAGCCGGAGCACCACCGGCGGTGGTGGGAGGCGTACCAGCGGGTCAACCAGCGGTTCGCCGAGGCGACCGCCCAGGTGGCCGAGCCGGGAGCGGTGGTCTGGGTGCAGGATTACCACCTGCAACTGGTTCCCGGTCAGCTCCGCGCGCTCCGCCCCGACCTGCGCATCGGGTTCTTCCTGCACGTGCCGTTCCCGCCGCCGGAGCTGTTCATGCAGCTCCCCCGCCGTGCCGAGCTGCTGCGCGGCATGCTCGGCGCCGACCTGGTCGGCTTCCAGCGGGCTCAGGCGGCGCACAACTTCGCCCAACTGGTGACCCGGGTGCTGGAGCTGCCCGCCACCGACCGGCGGATCGGCGTCGACGACCGGGTCGTCCGCATCGGCGCGTTCCCGGTCTCCATCGACACCGCCGAGATGGCCGCGCTCGCCGCCCGACCGGACGTGGCCGCCCGCGCCCACCGCCTGCGGCAGGACCTCGGCGACCCTCGACAGGTCATCCTCAGCGTGGACCGGATGGACTACACCAAGGGCATCGAGCAGCGCCTCAAGGCGTACAGCGAACTGCTCGCCGCCGGCGACGTCAAGGTCCGCGACACCGTGCTGGTGCAGGTCGCCATGCCGAGCCGGGAACGCGTCGGCCAGTACCAGATCCTGCGGGAGCGCATCGAACGCGAGGTGGGCCGGATCAACGGCGAGTTCGGCCGCGTCGGCGAGCCGGCGATCCACTACCTCACCCAACCCTTCGACCGGGCCGAGCTGGCCGCCCTCTACCGGGTCGCCGACGTGATGGCGGTGACCCCGCTGCGGGACGGGATGAACCTGGTCGCCAAGGAGTACGTGGCCGCCCGGGTGGACGACGACGGTGCGCTGCTGCTCAGCGAGTTCGCCGGCACCGCCGCCGAGCTGTCCCAGGCGTACCTGGTCAACCCGCACGACCTGGAGGGGCTCAAGCAGGGTCTCCGCGCGGCGCTGCGGGCCGGCCCGGAGGACGTCACCCAGCGGATGCGGGCCATGCGCGCCCACCTGCAGCAGCACGACATCCGGGCCTGGGCCCGCTCCTACCTGCGCGCCGTGGACGAGGGCGGCGCCCTGGTCAGCCGCCTGTCCGGCACCGACGCGAACGCCGACGGCGCAGCCCGGGTGCCCCGACCCGCCACTCCCGCCGGCAGCCCGGCGGCCCACCAGGCCGGCGGCTGA
- a CDS encoding lysophospholipid acyltransferase family protein produces MLYWLLKYVLLGPLLKLIFRPQVEGLHHVPATGPVILASNHLSFFDSIFIPLIVSRRVTFVAKAEYFTGKGIKGRLMKMFFVGTGTIPVDRSGGQAARAALDTQLRVLRARGVAGIYPEGTRSPDGRLYRGKTGVARLALESGAVVVPVAMLNADELQPPGRLLPRVGQVRVRFGAPLDFSRYAGLAGDRFVERAVTDEVMYEVMELSGREYVDVYAQKLKEPVAAVAA; encoded by the coding sequence GTGCTCTACTGGCTGTTGAAGTACGTGCTCCTCGGTCCGCTGCTCAAGCTGATCTTCCGCCCACAGGTGGAGGGCCTGCACCACGTGCCGGCGACCGGCCCGGTGATCCTGGCCAGCAACCACCTCTCCTTCTTCGACTCGATCTTCATCCCGTTGATCGTTTCGCGGAGGGTCACCTTCGTGGCCAAGGCGGAGTACTTCACCGGCAAGGGGATCAAGGGCCGGCTGATGAAGATGTTCTTCGTCGGCACCGGGACCATCCCGGTGGACCGCTCCGGCGGTCAGGCCGCCCGCGCCGCCCTGGACACCCAGTTGCGGGTGCTGCGCGCTCGGGGAGTGGCCGGCATCTACCCCGAGGGCACCCGATCCCCGGACGGGCGGCTCTACCGGGGCAAGACCGGCGTGGCCCGGCTCGCCCTGGAGAGCGGGGCGGTGGTGGTGCCGGTGGCGATGCTCAACGCCGACGAACTCCAGCCGCCCGGCCGGCTCCTCCCGCGGGTCGGCCAGGTGCGGGTCCGCTTCGGCGCGCCCCTGGACTTCTCCCGCTACGCGGGCCTGGCCGGCGACCGGTTCGTCGAGCGCGCGGTCACCGACGAGGTCATGTACGAGGTGATGGAGCTCTCCGGCCGGGAGTACGTCGACGTCTACGCGCAGAAGCTCAAGGAGCCCGTGGCGGCGGTGGCCGCCTGA
- a CDS encoding pyridoxamine 5'-phosphate oxidase family protein, translating into MTNEPTSAAESRARITELARAARICMLTTIALDGRQVSRPMGLQEAEFDGDLWFFAYSDSAKVRQLRVNPEVNVAFSDQKHHAWVSISGTATEGLDRARAERLWNPLLKAWFPGGLDTPGLTLIKVHATSAEYWDSPGSTVVNLLGYAKAAVTGRPPKAGENHEVTF; encoded by the coding sequence ATGACCAACGAGCCGACCAGCGCCGCGGAATCCCGTGCCCGGATCACCGAGCTGGCCCGGGCCGCTCGGATCTGCATGCTCACCACGATCGCTCTGGACGGTCGGCAGGTGAGCCGGCCGATGGGGCTCCAGGAGGCCGAGTTCGACGGCGACCTGTGGTTCTTCGCCTACTCCGACTCCGCCAAGGTCCGGCAGCTCCGGGTGAACCCGGAGGTCAACGTCGCCTTCTCCGACCAGAAGCACCACGCCTGGGTGTCGATCTCCGGGACCGCCACCGAGGGGCTCGACCGGGCCCGGGCCGAACGGCTGTGGAACCCACTGCTCAAGGCCTGGTTCCCCGGCGGGCTGGACACCCCGGGCCTCACGCTGATCAAGGTGCACGCCACCTCCGCCGAGTACTGGGACTCGCCGGGCAGCACGGTGGTCAACCTCCTCGGCTACGCGAAGGCCGCGGTCACCGGCCGCCCACCGAAGGCCGGCGAGAACCACGAGGTGACCTTCTGA
- a CDS encoding MFS transporter, protein MSLLRGNVAFRRYWSARLVSYTGDQLARTALLIAVYDRHGGAAVALLLLASTVPRLLGPLLGALADRFDQRRLMIGCDTAQALTYLAVALLAPPLPVLLALITAATTAATAFTPAGRSLLPRLVEREQLPAANAQLATGVNIGIAAGPAVGGLLLATLGLTTTLLVDAATFVLSALLIGGVRTLSATTTTRRSESLHSVLREGLRVVRGHRVVRAVSVGFLVMVAFAALDNLAIVPLGRAELGATEATIGLLGTAYGVGMVLGPMCLARTGVRIRMDLVLYGALLALGVGTLVTGLSPVIALVITGQAVAGIGAGWHNVAADTLIQQNVPADRLGVVFGTVYMFPYAAEALAYAVGAPLLAAAGPRWVLVISGLGVLATLGLIAPLLTRALGLRLPVPGRFAPANG, encoded by the coding sequence ATGTCATTACTCCGCGGCAATGTCGCATTTCGTCGGTACTGGTCGGCGCGCCTGGTGTCGTACACCGGTGACCAGCTGGCCCGGACGGCGCTGTTGATCGCCGTCTACGACCGGCACGGCGGTGCCGCGGTCGCCCTGCTGCTGCTCGCCTCGACGGTCCCCCGGCTGCTCGGCCCGTTGCTCGGCGCCCTGGCCGACCGGTTCGACCAGCGCCGGCTGATGATCGGTTGCGACACCGCACAGGCGTTGACCTACCTCGCCGTCGCGCTGCTCGCACCGCCCCTGCCCGTCCTACTGGCGCTGATCACCGCGGCCACCACGGCCGCCACCGCGTTCACCCCGGCCGGGCGCAGCCTGCTGCCCCGCCTGGTCGAGCGTGAGCAACTGCCGGCGGCGAACGCGCAACTCGCGACGGGCGTCAACATCGGCATCGCCGCCGGGCCGGCGGTCGGCGGCCTTCTGCTGGCGACCCTCGGGCTGACCACCACACTGCTCGTGGACGCGGCGACCTTCGTGCTCTCGGCACTGCTCATCGGCGGGGTCCGGACGCTCTCGGCGACCACGACGACCCGCCGGTCCGAATCGCTGCACAGCGTGCTGCGGGAAGGGCTGCGGGTGGTCCGCGGACACCGCGTCGTCCGCGCGGTGTCGGTCGGATTCCTGGTGATGGTGGCCTTCGCCGCGCTGGACAACCTCGCCATCGTCCCCCTCGGACGCGCCGAACTGGGCGCCACCGAGGCGACGATCGGTTTGCTGGGCACCGCCTACGGCGTCGGCATGGTGCTCGGTCCCATGTGTCTCGCGAGAACCGGCGTACGCATCCGGATGGACCTCGTCCTCTACGGCGCGCTGCTCGCGCTCGGCGTCGGCACGCTGGTGACCGGCCTCAGCCCGGTGATCGCGCTGGTCATCACGGGCCAGGCGGTGGCCGGCATCGGCGCCGGCTGGCACAACGTCGCCGCCGACACCCTCATCCAGCAGAACGTGCCGGCCGACCGGCTCGGCGTGGTGTTCGGCACCGTCTACATGTTCCCGTACGCGGCGGAGGCGCTGGCCTACGCCGTCGGCGCACCGCTGCTGGCGGCGGCCGGGCCACGATGGGTGCTGGTCATCTCGGGGTTGGGTGTGCTGGCCACCCTGGGGCTGATCGCTCCCCTGCTCACCCGGGCCCTGGGACTACGGCTGCCCGTGCCGGGCAGGTTCGCACCGGCCAACGGGTGA
- a CDS encoding Crp/Fnr family transcriptional regulator encodes MEMRLPEPGDALTGVEMFAGLEPEVRQRVIAAAVPRTYRKGQLLFVENDPGESLIVLRRGAVAVFRTAPTGERAVLSVIRPPDVLGEVSLLDASTRSASAEAIEDCAALALSRGAFMELVHSNPRILDAVMRSLGGLIRRLTEQNADHVFLDLPGRVAKTLVRLAGESQAPMITIELNQSQLAEMAGGSRQSVNQAIGSFASRGWLRTEGRRIVVTDVAALRRRAGMNDR; translated from the coding sequence GTGGAGATGCGCCTGCCGGAGCCGGGTGACGCGCTCACGGGTGTCGAGATGTTCGCCGGGTTGGAGCCCGAGGTACGGCAGCGGGTCATCGCCGCCGCTGTTCCGCGCACCTACCGCAAGGGCCAGCTGCTCTTCGTGGAGAACGACCCGGGCGAGTCGCTGATCGTGCTGCGCCGTGGCGCGGTGGCGGTCTTCCGCACGGCGCCGACCGGCGAACGCGCCGTGTTGTCGGTGATCCGACCACCGGACGTGCTCGGCGAGGTCTCCCTGCTCGACGCGTCCACCCGGTCCGCATCGGCCGAGGCCATCGAGGACTGCGCCGCGCTCGCACTCTCCCGGGGCGCGTTCATGGAACTGGTGCACTCCAACCCCCGCATCCTGGACGCGGTGATGCGCTCGCTGGGCGGGCTGATCCGCCGCCTCACCGAGCAGAACGCCGACCACGTCTTCCTCGACCTGCCCGGCCGGGTGGCCAAGACGCTGGTCCGGTTGGCCGGCGAGAGCCAGGCACCGATGATCACGATCGAGCTCAACCAGAGCCAGTTGGCCGAGATGGCCGGCGGTTCCCGGCAGAGCGTCAACCAGGCGATCGGCTCGTTCGCCAGCCGCGGCTGGCTGCGTACCGAGGGGCGACGGATCGTGGTGACCGACGTGGCCGCCCTGCGCCGCCGTGCCGGCATGAACGACCGCTGA
- a CDS encoding DUF308 domain-containing protein, with product MSAGGARRGRRDNGLDANEYAVVGDVDPRVGEHLLDVLAAGGIAAYLQPSADLNPVTRTTTVPARPVDRLYVDRSHLTTARDYLTQLADEAAPEQPPARDEPDIDAEWARIVAGFHTTSSTDEHPWPASENIEERDEPTAGPLTRSGADEPGPTATDVRRMPSATDISGISVGRGARPDEPSLLDGLDTFGADLPDDEDDDEGYHPPPPPPLPKVSKYAVVGVLGVVIGFVLFLFPWLLPVDRSAVTLFGFTGILAGFVTLIWRLRPGDEDEDDPDNGAVV from the coding sequence GTGTCAGCGGGTGGGGCCCGCCGGGGACGGCGGGACAACGGGCTCGACGCGAACGAGTACGCCGTCGTCGGCGATGTCGATCCGCGCGTCGGTGAGCACCTGCTCGACGTGCTGGCCGCCGGTGGGATCGCCGCCTACCTCCAGCCCTCCGCCGACCTCAACCCGGTCACCCGCACCACCACCGTTCCGGCCCGGCCGGTCGACCGGCTCTACGTCGACCGCTCGCATCTGACCACCGCACGGGACTACCTCACCCAGCTCGCCGACGAGGCCGCTCCGGAGCAGCCGCCGGCCCGCGACGAACCGGACATCGACGCCGAGTGGGCGCGGATCGTGGCCGGCTTCCACACCACCTCGTCGACCGACGAGCACCCGTGGCCGGCGTCGGAGAACATCGAGGAGCGGGACGAGCCGACGGCTGGTCCGCTGACCCGATCCGGGGCGGACGAGCCGGGCCCGACCGCCACCGACGTCCGCCGGATGCCGTCCGCGACCGATATCTCGGGCATCTCGGTCGGTCGCGGCGCTCGCCCGGACGAACCATCGCTGCTGGACGGGCTGGACACCTTCGGCGCCGACCTGCCCGACGACGAGGACGACGACGAGGGCTACCACCCGCCCCCACCGCCGCCGTTGCCGAAGGTCAGCAAGTACGCGGTGGTCGGCGTGCTCGGCGTGGTCATCGGGTTCGTGCTCTTCCTCTTCCCGTGGCTGCTCCCGGTGGACCGGTCGGCGGTCACCCTGTTCGGGTTCACCGGCATCCTGGCCGGTTTCGTCACGCTGATCTGGCGGCTGCGCCCCGGCGACGAGGACGAGGACGACCCGGACAACGGCGCCGTCGTCTGA
- a CDS encoding alpha/beta fold hydrolase → MRGREWSRPVRPVRREVLSALPEHEEGRPPLLFVPGFGHGAWAFAEHWLGHAASRGFPAYAVSLRGHGGSEPAPEATLRAYTHDVVQVAASLPRQTVLVGHGAGALVVAHALARYPARGAVLVAPVFGGWGVLGAALRRNPAGTLPAVFGGPLRLNRGQLFSRELPDEEARRHVGRLGRASRRAQWTLLSEPEAEPAVGAPPVLVLGSPDDRVVPASTLTRVARRYGSAPLLFPGMGHDLMLDARWAEPIDAILDWLEKEPAAH, encoded by the coding sequence ATGCGGGGCCGGGAGTGGTCACGTCCGGTCCGGCCGGTTCGGCGGGAGGTGCTCAGCGCGCTGCCCGAGCACGAGGAGGGGCGTCCGCCGCTGCTCTTCGTGCCCGGCTTCGGGCACGGCGCGTGGGCGTTCGCCGAGCACTGGCTGGGGCACGCGGCGTCGCGGGGCTTCCCGGCGTACGCGGTGAGCCTGCGGGGGCACGGCGGCAGCGAGCCCGCGCCGGAGGCGACGCTGCGCGCGTACACCCATGACGTGGTCCAGGTGGCCGCGAGCCTGCCACGGCAGACGGTGCTGGTGGGGCACGGCGCCGGGGCGCTGGTCGTGGCGCACGCGTTGGCCCGCTACCCGGCGCGGGGCGCGGTGCTGGTGGCGCCGGTCTTCGGCGGTTGGGGAGTGCTGGGCGCGGCGCTGCGTCGTAACCCGGCGGGCACGCTGCCGGCGGTGTTCGGCGGGCCGTTGCGGCTCAACCGTGGGCAGTTGTTCAGTCGCGAGCTGCCCGACGAGGAGGCGCGACGGCACGTCGGGCGGCTCGGTCGGGCCAGCCGGCGGGCGCAGTGGACGCTGCTGAGCGAGCCGGAGGCCGAGCCGGCCGTGGGCGCGCCGCCGGTGCTGGTGTTGGGCAGCCCGGACGACCGGGTGGTGCCGGCGTCGACGTTGACCCGGGTGGCCCGCCGGTACGGCTCGGCCCCGCTGCTCTTCCCCGGCATGGGTCACGATCTGATGCTGGACGCGCGCTGGGCGGAGCCGATCGACGCGATCCTGGACTGGTTGGAGAAGGAGCCCGCCGCGCACTGA
- a CDS encoding polyadenylate-specific 3'-exoribonuclease AS, with amino-acid sequence MVYRYFYDCEFIEDGTTVDLVSIGVVDEYGREFYAVSTEFDDSRAVPWVRRNVLDKLPSPADRAWRSRERIRDDLYDFLVEPIRDRPGEQLELWAWYAAYDHVVLAQLWGAMPALPRRIPRYTKELRQLWDDRGRPTLPEADAARHDALVDARHNLARWRAMTTR; translated from the coding sequence ATGGTCTACCGCTACTTCTACGACTGCGAGTTCATCGAGGACGGCACGACGGTCGACCTCGTCTCGATCGGTGTCGTCGACGAGTACGGCCGCGAGTTCTACGCGGTCTCCACCGAGTTCGACGACTCCCGCGCCGTGCCCTGGGTCCGCCGCAACGTCCTGGACAAGCTGCCCTCCCCGGCGGATCGGGCCTGGCGGTCGCGGGAGCGCATCCGCGACGACCTGTACGACTTCCTGGTCGAGCCGATCCGGGACCGGCCGGGGGAGCAGTTGGAGCTGTGGGCCTGGTACGCCGCGTACGACCACGTGGTGCTCGCCCAGCTCTGGGGCGCGATGCCGGCGCTGCCCCGGAGGATCCCCCGCTACACCAAGGAGCTGCGGCAGCTCTGGGACGACCGGGGTCGGCCCACCCTGCCGGAGGCGGACGCCGCCCGGCACGACGCTCTGGTCGACGCCCGGCACAACCTGGCGCGCTGGCGGGCGATGACGACCCGCTGA
- a CDS encoding adenylate/guanylate cyclase domain-containing protein gives MTIDLKCGHCARAAGPDDRFCGGCGQPLGVTCAHCGHANSTEVNFCTACGQPLRDHVVVVQEDRRQVSVLFVDIVDFTRYAERADPEQARSLQQGYFATVRRIVHQYGGVVEKYIGDAAMALFGAPVATDNDALRCVRAGLELQRSLARQPAGPQPPLGFRVGIATGEALVDLSATRDGGQAFVTGDVVNTASRLQAFAPPGGVVVDESTWSATRHEMEYADQPPVTLRGRSAVSRIWLAVQVRPHRDPRAVELTPMVDREHERGLLVNALHRMVTERTSQLVTVFGPAGVGKSRLLRELARHAASLPGPPITWLVGQCPPFGENVTWAALSDIVKTWVGVPEVDDAAALREQLRARLGQLADPHATRLAEALGPLIGVPGERLTPGETEAAWRRFLLALATTGPTVLVFEDMHWADQAMLTFVEQLGASARGVPLLVVATARPELRERHPAWTGTISGAMSISVPPMHDTDIDTLYSLLLGQATLPSSSRTPLIEFADGNPLYAQEYARMLLDGGLLDTVGSAARLDLDGGAEMPRTVQAVIANRLDLLDPADRAVLQAAAVVGVQFWAAPVATALGRPVEWVERALDRLQRRDLVYEQSTSTMPGQSEYRFRHILVRDVCYQRLPRAERVLRHQRTADWMAQLADGRQYDLAEVLANHRWAAHEIARTVGLDTAPYAPAARAALHRAARRAYELHALDTAAALVGRALTLDVGPDPALELFDAELAFYRDGDAFLVQGGTDTLTRLAERLTVSGDRTGAARAWTLLATAAWSRADRSATLRCLDEAIGIYGDLPDSQEKAGALLELARVHMLNAETEPACTAARAAAALAERLQLREVQANARITLAVARYLAGAASAFPELTEVTEHCRVERLTSRRRAVQNLAWALQEEGDLAGSARLVDEQLTLDLGGEHSLATSFADQWARSYYAGDWTAALAMAAESTRRPTAEWDLHIVAVSGWMRGLAGAEPGVATGPDESGADLIEQALDAARRSGFHRVLRSTLAHAALCRAVQGRRAEAMALLTELDEDWRRTRMIPFAEWVPAVGHVAGVLGADAARLVREMLDHSPRTTPWARAAGQVADATLARHTGDQATAASLLRSAAASYARMTDVTDEIITLALAVGPLNEIDPPAAAAARARLHEFATRHHAPALLHLP, from the coding sequence CTGACCATCGACCTCAAGTGTGGACACTGCGCACGCGCAGCCGGGCCGGACGACCGCTTCTGCGGCGGGTGTGGCCAGCCGCTCGGGGTCACCTGTGCGCACTGCGGGCACGCCAACAGCACCGAGGTCAACTTCTGCACCGCCTGTGGTCAGCCACTTCGCGATCACGTCGTGGTGGTGCAGGAGGACCGGCGTCAGGTCAGCGTGCTCTTCGTCGACATCGTGGACTTCACCCGGTACGCGGAGCGGGCCGACCCGGAGCAGGCCCGCAGCCTGCAGCAGGGCTACTTCGCCACCGTGCGCCGGATCGTGCACCAGTACGGCGGCGTCGTCGAGAAGTACATCGGCGACGCGGCGATGGCGCTGTTCGGCGCGCCGGTGGCCACCGACAACGACGCGCTGCGGTGCGTCCGCGCCGGTCTGGAGCTGCAACGGAGCCTGGCCCGGCAGCCCGCCGGTCCGCAGCCGCCGCTGGGCTTCCGGGTCGGCATCGCGACCGGCGAGGCTCTGGTCGACCTCTCGGCGACCCGCGACGGCGGGCAGGCCTTCGTGACCGGAGACGTGGTCAACACGGCCTCCCGGTTGCAGGCGTTCGCGCCGCCGGGCGGTGTCGTCGTCGACGAGAGCACCTGGTCGGCCACCCGACACGAGATGGAGTACGCGGACCAACCACCGGTCACCCTGCGCGGCCGGTCCGCGGTGAGCCGGATCTGGTTGGCCGTCCAGGTGCGACCACATCGGGATCCGCGGGCCGTCGAGTTGACCCCGATGGTGGACCGGGAGCACGAGCGTGGCCTGCTGGTCAACGCGCTGCACCGGATGGTGACCGAGCGGACCTCCCAGTTGGTGACGGTGTTCGGCCCGGCCGGTGTGGGCAAGAGTCGACTGCTGCGCGAGCTGGCGCGGCACGCCGCCAGCCTGCCCGGGCCGCCGATCACCTGGCTCGTCGGGCAGTGCCCACCGTTCGGCGAGAACGTCACCTGGGCCGCACTGTCGGACATCGTCAAGACCTGGGTGGGCGTGCCGGAGGTCGACGACGCAGCCGCGCTACGCGAACAGCTGCGGGCCCGGCTGGGGCAGCTCGCCGACCCGCACGCGACCCGGCTGGCCGAGGCGCTCGGGCCGCTGATCGGCGTACCCGGCGAGCGGCTCACCCCGGGCGAGACCGAGGCCGCCTGGCGGCGGTTCCTGCTCGCCCTGGCGACCACCGGGCCGACCGTGCTGGTCTTCGAGGACATGCACTGGGCCGACCAGGCGATGCTCACCTTCGTCGAGCAGTTGGGTGCGTCAGCCCGTGGCGTACCGCTGCTGGTCGTCGCGACCGCCCGGCCCGAACTGAGGGAACGGCACCCGGCCTGGACCGGGACGATCAGCGGCGCGATGTCGATTTCCGTGCCGCCGATGCACGACACCGACATCGACACGCTCTACTCGCTGCTGCTCGGACAGGCCACGCTGCCCTCCAGCTCCCGTACCCCGCTGATCGAGTTCGCCGACGGCAACCCGCTCTACGCCCAGGAGTACGCCCGCATGCTGCTGGACGGGGGCCTGCTCGACACCGTCGGCTCCGCCGCCCGCCTCGACCTCGACGGCGGCGCGGAGATGCCCCGCACGGTGCAGGCGGTCATCGCCAACCGGCTCGACCTGCTGGACCCGGCCGACCGGGCGGTGCTCCAGGCCGCCGCAGTGGTCGGCGTGCAGTTCTGGGCCGCGCCGGTGGCGACGGCGCTGGGGCGGCCGGTGGAGTGGGTGGAGCGTGCGCTGGACCGGCTGCAACGCCGCGACCTGGTGTATGAGCAGAGCACGTCGACGATGCCCGGCCAGTCCGAGTACCGGTTCCGGCACATCCTGGTGCGCGACGTCTGCTACCAGCGGCTACCGAGGGCCGAGCGGGTGCTGCGCCACCAACGCACCGCCGACTGGATGGCGCAACTCGCCGACGGCCGGCAGTACGACCTGGCCGAAGTGCTGGCCAACCATCGCTGGGCGGCCCACGAGATCGCCCGGACCGTCGGGCTGGACACCGCCCCCTACGCTCCGGCGGCGCGGGCCGCGCTGCACCGGGCGGCCCGCCGGGCGTACGAGCTGCACGCGCTGGACACCGCCGCCGCGCTGGTCGGCCGGGCGCTGACCCTGGACGTCGGGCCGGACCCGGCGTTGGAGCTGTTCGACGCCGAGCTGGCGTTCTATCGGGACGGGGACGCCTTCCTGGTGCAGGGCGGCACCGACACCCTCACCCGGTTGGCCGAGCGGCTCACCGTGAGCGGCGACCGGACGGGTGCGGCACGCGCCTGGACGCTGCTCGCCACCGCCGCGTGGAGTCGGGCCGACCGTTCGGCGACCCTGCGCTGCCTGGACGAGGCGATCGGCATCTACGGCGACCTGCCGGACAGCCAGGAGAAGGCGGGTGCCCTGCTGGAGCTGGCCCGGGTGCACATGCTCAACGCGGAGACCGAGCCGGCGTGCACCGCGGCGCGGGCGGCAGCGGCCCTGGCCGAGCGCCTCCAGCTACGGGAGGTCCAGGCCAACGCGCGGATCACCCTGGCCGTGGCGCGCTACCTGGCCGGTGCCGCGTCGGCGTTCCCAGAGCTGACGGAGGTGACCGAGCACTGCCGGGTGGAACGGCTGACCAGTCGACGTCGGGCGGTGCAGAACCTGGCCTGGGCGTTGCAGGAGGAGGGTGACCTGGCCGGCTCGGCCCGGTTGGTCGACGAGCAGCTCACCCTCGACCTGGGCGGTGAGCACAGCCTGGCCACCAGCTTCGCCGACCAGTGGGCGCGGTCGTACTACGCCGGTGACTGGACGGCGGCGCTGGCGATGGCGGCGGAGTCGACCCGCCGGCCGACTGCGGAGTGGGACCTGCACATCGTGGCGGTCTCGGGCTGGATGCGTGGGCTGGCCGGCGCCGAGCCGGGTGTGGCTACCGGGCCGGACGAATCCGGTGCGGACCTCATCGAGCAGGCGCTGGACGCGGCGCGGCGCAGTGGATTCCACCGGGTGCTGCGGTCCACCCTGGCGCACGCCGCGCTCTGCCGCGCGGTGCAGGGCCGCCGGGCCGAGGCGATGGCGCTGCTCACCGAGTTGGACGAGGACTGGCGGCGGACCCGGATGATCCCGTTCGCCGAGTGGGTGCCGGCCGTCGGGCACGTCGCCGGGGTGCTCGGCGCGGACGCGGCCCGGCTGGTCCGGGAGATGCTCGACCATTCGCCCCGGACGACCCCGTGGGCTCGCGCCGCCGGTCAGGTCGCCGACGCCACGCTGGCCCGGCACACCGGGGACCAGGCAACCGCCGCCAGCCTGTTGCGGTCGGCGGCGGCGAGCTACGCCCGGATGACCGATGTGACCGACGAGATCATCACGCTGGCACTGGCGGTCGGCCCGCTGAACGAGATCGACCCACCGGCCGCCGCGGCGGCCCGCGCCCGCCTGCACGAGTTCGCCACCCGTCATCACGCCCCCGCCCTGCTCCACCTGCCCTGA